A genome region from Hevea brasiliensis isolate MT/VB/25A 57/8 chromosome 9, ASM3005281v1, whole genome shotgun sequence includes the following:
- the LOC110638530 gene encoding protein SPIRRIG — protein MKWVSLLKDIKEKVGLTQSPPTSSSSTAGSSSSSALLSNRESNASPTSLHDFTSPSARDRHELELDFKRFWEEFRSSSSEKEKEAALNLTVDAFCRLVKQYANVAQLVTMLVETHIFSFVVGRAFVTDIEKLKISSKTRSLDVENLLRFFSEVAKDGISPGSNLLSAIEVLVSGPIDKQSLLDSGILCCLIHILNALLSPEGNQRQKAINSEVPLLLEKDHGDVGHARRLEVEGSIVHVMKALASHPSAAESLVEDDSLQLLFQMVATSSLTIFSGYKEGIVPLHNIQLHRHAMQILGLLLVNDNGSTARYIRKHHLIRVLLMAVKDFNPDLGDSAYTMGIVDLLLECVELSYRPEAGGVRLREDIHNAHGYQFLVQFALVLSSMPQNQGSQSIYSKSSVDQEYTLDGSYALDEERRDLTRKEPSLQHLSPALSRLLDVLVNLAQTGPVEPLGSSGGKGSRASHTKASSHSRSHTPSIDRLADENWEKDNTRVKDLEAVQMLQDIFLKADSRELQAEVLNRMFKIFSSHIENYKLCQQLRTVPLFILNMAGFPPSLQEIILKILEYAVTVVNCIPEQELLALCCLLQQPITSELKHTILSFFVKLLSFDQQYKKVLREVGVLEVLLDDLKQHKFLLGPDQESVNSNQSERNSGSNSFKKHLDSKDAIISSPRLLESGSGKFPIFEIEDTIYVAWDCMVSLVKKAEGNQASFRSANGVTIVLPFLVSNVHRPGVLRILSCLITEDVTQAHPEELGAVVEVLKSGMVTSSAGHQYRFENDAKCDTMGTLWRILGANSSAQRVFGEATGFSLLLTTLHSFQGDEGLVDDSSLVVRIKVFTYLLRLMTAGVCGNAINRTKLHSIISSQTFYDLLAESGLLSVECEKQVIQLLLEIALELVLPPFLSSDSSTPVDMIESESASSLMTIPSGLFNPDKERVYNAGAVRVLIRSLLLFTPKVQLELLNLIDRLARAGPFNQESLTSVGCVELLLETILPFLLGSSPLLSYVLKIVEVLGAYRLSASELRLLIRYILQMRLMNSGHNLVEMMERLVLMEDMTSENVSLAPFVEMDMSKIGHASVQVSLGERSWPPAAGYSFVCWFQFRNFLKSQVKETEPSKVGPSKRHNGSNGQHNERHILRIFSVGTANNENAFFAELYLRQDGVLTLATSNSSSLSFPGLELEEGRWHHLAIVHSKPNALAGLFQASVAYVYLNGKLRHTGKLGYSPSPVGKPLQVIIGTPPSCARVSDLTWKLRSCYLFEEVLTSGCICFMYILGRGYRGLFQDSDLLRFVPNQACGGGSMAILDLLDADLPLANTQKVESAAKPGDSKSDGSGIVWDLERLSNLSLQLCGKKLIFAFDGTCTEAIRASGTFSLLNLVDPMSAAASPIGGIPRFGRLHGDIYVCRQCVIGDTIRPVGGIPVILALVEASETRDMLHMALTLLACALHQNPQNVRDMQTCRGYHLLALFLRRRMSLFDMQSLEIFFQIAACEASFSEPKKLENTPSTSSPAATMQEAGFVDLSLSKFHDETSSIGSHGDMDDFSAQKDSFSHISELENSDLPVETSNCIVLSNADMVEHVLLDWTLWVTAPVSIQIALLGFLEHLVSMHWYRNHNLTVLRRINLVQHLLVTLQRGDVEVSVLEKLVVLLGVILEDGFLASELENVVRFVIMTFDPPDLKPRHHIMRESMGKHVIVRNMLLEMLIDLQVTIKSEELLEQWHKIVSSKLITYFLDEAVHPTSMRWIMTLLGVCLASSPTFALKFRTSGGYQGLMRVLPSFYDSPDIYYILFCLVFGKPVYPRLPEVRMLDFHGLIPSDGSYLDLKFVELLESVIAMAKSTFDRLSMQLMVANQTGNLSQVGASLVAELVDGNGDMAGELQGEALMHKTYAARLMGGEASAPAAATSVLRFMVDLAKMCPPFSAVCRRLEFLESCIELYFSCIRAAYAVNMSKTLSEKAEEKNLNDCDDTGSSQNTFSSLPHEQEQSAKTSISVGSFPQAHVSTSSDDMPVAQNYLNDDKVEIKITDLHQDLKKSVQIVQAVENLDGDIVDQVSATSSSSESNIRNIDGIIDPIQVEDSQSSASLNILDSPIISDKSTSRTPLTSSSSPAVALTSWLGGAGHNEYKASTQATPSIESFVSASEYDASPDLRSTQGPSNASSSYSVSAKLLLEIDDSGYGGGPCSAGATAVLDFMAEVLSDFIIEQMKAAQIIEGVLEMAPLYVDVESVLVFQGLCLSRLMNFVERRLLRDDEEDEKKLDKSRWSSNLDALCWMIVDRVYMGAFPQPAGVLKTLEFLLSMLQLANKDGRIEEAAPAGKGLLSITRGSRQLEAYIHSLLKNTNRMILYCFLPTFLATIGEDDLLLCLGLHIEPRKRLSPNASQEDSGIDICTVLQLLVAHRRIIFCPTNLDTDLNCCLCVNLVYLLHDQRRNVQNVAVDIVKYLLVHRRAALEDLLVCKPNQGQHMDVLHGGFDRLLTGSLSAFFEWFQNSEQMVNKVLEQCAAIMWHQYIAGSAKFPGVRTKGVEGRRKREMGRRSRDILKLDLRHWEQVTERRYALEMVRDAMSTELRVVRQDKYGWVLHAESEWQTLLQQLVHERGIFPMRKSSATEEPEWQLCPIEGPYRMRKKLERCKLRIESIQNVLNGEFELEEVELSKGKHEDGPDASDTDSELFLNLATDNAKQNGVDDEMYGEFFKEPNDAKGVSSVKSGCNDDRASSMNDASLHSALEFGVKSSTVSAPVSESMHARSDLGSPRQSSSNKIDDVKVTDDKSEKELNDNGEYLIRPYLEPLEKIRFKYNCERVVGLDKLDGIFLIGELCLYVIENFYIDDSGCICEKECEDELSVIDQALGVKKDVTGSMDFQSKSTSSWNTLVKTCGGGRAWAYNGGAWGKEKVCSSGNLPHPWNMWKLDSVHEILKRDYQLRPVAIEIFSMDGCNDLLVFHKKEREEVFKNLVAMNLPRNSMLDTTISGSTKQESNEGSRLFKLMAKSFSRRWQNGEISNFQYLMHLNTLAGRGYSDLTQYPVFPWVLADYESETLDLSNPKTFRKLEKPMGCQTPEGEEEFKKRYESWDDPEVPKFHYGSHYSSAGIVLFYLLRLPPFSVENQKLQGGQFDHADRLFNGIRETWLSAAGKGNTSDVKELIPEFFYMPEFLVNRFKLDLGEKQSGEKVGDVFLPPWAKGSAREFIRKHRAALESDYVSENLHHWIDLIFGYKQRGKAAEEAINVFYHYTYEGSVDIDSVTDPAMKASILAQINHFGQTPKQLFLKPHVKRRSDRRLPLHPLKYSSHLVPHEIRKTSSAITQIVTFHEKILVAGTNSLLKPRTYTKYVAWGFPDRSLRFMSYDQDKLLSTHENLHGGNQIQCTGLSHDGQMLVTGADDGLISVWRVGKDGPRVLQHLQLEKALCGHTGKITCLHVSQPYMLIVSGSDDCTVIVWDLSSLVFVRQLPEFPLPVSAIYVNDLTGEIVTAAGIMLAVWSINGDCLAVINTSQLPSDSILSVTSCTFSDWMDTNWYVTGHQSGAVKVWQMIHCSTQESAQSKSNSNPTIGLNLGDNVPEYRLVLHKVLKFHKHPVTALYLTSDLKQLLSGDSGGHLLSWTLPDESLRTSFNHG, from the exons AGACAGACATGAATTGGAATTGGACTTCAAAAGATTTTGGGAGGAGTTCCGTTCATCCAGCTCCGAAAAG GAGAAAGAAGCGGCCTTGAATTTGACTGTGGATGCTTTTTGTAGATTAGTGAAACAGTATGCTAATGTAGCCCAATTAGTTACCAT GTTAGTTGAAACACACATTTTCTCTTTTGTTGTGGGAAGAGCCTTCGTCACGGACATTGAGAAGTTAAAGATCAGCAGCAAAACGAGATCTTTGGATGTAGAgaatttattaagatttttttcAGAAGTTGCAAAG GATGGCATCAGTCCTGGTTCAAATTTGTTATCTGCTATAGAAGTCCTTGTATCTGGG CCTATTGATAAGCAATCTCTCCTTGATTCTGGGATATTATGTTGTCTCATTCATATTTTGAATGCCCTTCTGAGTCCTGAAGGCAATCAAAGGCAAAAGGCTATTAACTCTGAAGTGCCACTGCTACTTGAAAAAGATCATGGAGATGTTGGGCATGCTCGCAGGCTTGag GTGGAAGGAAGCATAGTGCATGTTATGAAAGCATTGGCAAGCCATCCTTCAGCAGCAGAGAGTTTGGTTGAGGATGACTCTCTTCAGTTGCTGTTTCAAATGGTTGCTACCAGCTCTTTAACAATCTTCTCTGGATATAAAGAGGGTATTGTTCCTCTGCACAACATACAACTTCATAGGCATGCAATGCAG ATACTTGGTCTTCTTTTGGTGAACGACAATGGAAGCACAGCTAGATATATACGCAAACATCATCTG ATAAGGGTTCTCTTAATGGCTGTTAAAGATTTTAACCCCGACTTGGGTGATTCTGCCTACACTATGGGCATTGTGGATTTGTTGCTTGAATGTGTGGAATTGTCATATAGACCTG AGGCCGGTGGTGTCAGGCTAAGGGAAGACATACATAATGCCCATGGTTATCAGTTCCTTGTTCAGTTTGCATTGGTTCTGTCCTCCATGCCACAAAATCAGGGTTCTCAGTCTATTTATTCAAAAAGTTCTGTTGACCAAGAATATACTTTAGATGGTTCTTATGCCTTGGATGAAGAGAGAAGGGATTTGACAAGAAAAGAACCCTCACTACAGCATTTATCACCTGCATTATCTAGGTTGCTTGATGTTCTCGTTAATCTGGCTCAAACTGGTCCAGTTGAACCTTTAGGATCATCTGGAGGCAAAGGTTCAAGAGCTTCTCACACCAAGGCTAGTAGCCATAGTAGAAGTCATACACCATCTATTGATCGGCTTGCTGATGAAAATTGGGAGAAGGACAATACCCGAGTCAAAGACCTTGAAGCAGTCCAGATGTTGCAAGACATTTTTCTGAAGGCAGACAGCAGAGAGTTGCAGGCAGAAGTATTAAACAGAATGTTTAAGATATTCTCAAGTCATATTGAAAACTATAAATTGTGTCAGCAATTACGGACAGTTCCACTTTTTATTCTAAATATGGCTGGTTTCCCTCCTTCTTTGCAAGAGATAATCTTGAAAATTCTTGAATATGCTGTGACTGTTGTGAATTGTATTCCTGAGCAAGAATTGCTTGCTCTTTGTTGCTTATTGCAGCAACCAATAACATCAGAATTGAAGCACACAATACTCTCTTTCTTTGTAAAACTTTTATCTTTTGATCAGCAATACAAGAAAGTCTTGCGAGAAGTTGGGGTGCTGGAAGTACTGTTAGATGATTTGAAGCAGCACAAGTTTCTTTTGGGTCCAGATCAAGAGAGTGTTAACTCTAACCAGTCCGAAAGAAATTCAGGCTCAAACAGCTTCAAGAAACACTTAGACAGTAAAGATGCTATTATTTCTTCACCCAGGCTATTGGAATCTGGTTCAGGAAAGTTTCCCATCTTTGAAATTGAGGATACGATATATGTTGCATGGGATTGCATGGTCTCTTTAGTGAAGAAAGCTGAAGGCAATCAGGCATCATTTCGTTCAGCTAATGGTGTGACGATTGTTCTTCCTTTTTTGGTGTCTAATGTTCATCGTCCTGGGGTCCTCCGAATATTGTCATGTTTGATCACTGAAGATGTTACACAG GCTCATCCTGAAGAGTTAGGTGCAGTTGTTGAAGTTCTTAAAAGTGGAATGGTTACAAGTAGTGCAGGACATCAATATAGGTTTGAAAATGATGCAAAATGTGACACAATGGGTACTTTGTGGCGCATATTGGGAGCTAACAGTTCAGCTCAGAGGGTTTTTGGTGAAGCTACTGGCTTTTCTCTTCTTTTGACCACACTCCACAGTTTCCAAGGTGATGAAGGATTGGTGGATGACTCTTCTTTGGTGGTTCGTATCAAAGTTTTTACATACTTATTGCGCCTCATGACAGCTGGAGTCTGTGGCAATGCTATTAACAGGACAAAATTGCATTCTATTATATCATCCCAAACTTTCTATGATCTTCTAGCTGAATCTGGCTTGCTTTCTGTGGAATGTGAAAAGCAAGTCATACAGTTGTTGTTGGAGATAGCTCTCGAACTTGTGCTTCCACCATTCTTATCATCAGATAGTTCCACACCGGTTGATATGATAGAATCTGAGTCAGCTAGTTCTCTTATGACAATTCCTTCGGGTCTGTTCAATCCTGATAAGGAACGAGTGTACAATGCTGGTGCTGTTAGAGTTTTGATCCGTTCACTATTGCTCTTTACTCCCAAGGTGCAGTTAGAATTGCTGAATCTTATTGATAGGCTTGCTCGTGCTGGCCCTTTTAATCAGGAAAGCCTCACTTCTGTAG GTTGCGTGGAGCTTTTATTGGAGACAATTCTCCCTTTCCTTTTGGGTTCATCACCATTGCTTTCATATGTGCTGAAGATTGTGGAAGTTCTTGGGGCATATAG GTTGTCTGCATCAGAACTTCGACTGCTTATTAGATACATTCTACAAATGAGGCTGATGAATTCAGGCCATAATcttgttgagatgatggaaagaTTAGTTCTAATGGAAGATATGACCTCAGAAAATGTTTCTCTGGCACCATTTGTTGAGATGGACATGAGTAAGATTGGCCATGCTTCGGTTCAGGTGTCTCTGGGAGAAAGATCTTGGCCTCCAGCTGCTGGATATTCATTTGTATGTTGGTTTCAGTTCAGAAATTTCTTGAAATCACAAGTGAAGGAAACAGAACCTTCCAAAGTTGGCCCTTCTAAGAGGCATAATGGCTCTAATGGGCAGCACAATGAACGCCATATTCTTCGGATATTTTCTGTTGGTACAGCTAATAATGAAAATGCGTTCTTTGCAGAACTTTATCTTCGGCAGGATGGTGTTCTAACCCTTGCAACAAGCAACTCTAGTTCTTTGTCCTTTCCTGGGTTAGAATTGGAGGAAGGCAGGTGGCATCACCTTGCAATTGTTCATAGCAAACCAAATGCTCTTGCTGGACTATTTCAAGCTAGTGTTGCATATGTATAtctcaatggaaagctgaggcacACAGGGAAGCTAGGTTATTCTCCATCTCCTGTGGGAAAACCCTTGCAGGTGATCATTGGTACACCACCTAGTTGTGCAAGAGTTAGTGACTTGACATGGAAACTCCGTTCTTGCTATCTTTTTGAGGAGGTGCTTACCTCAGGTTGCATATGTTTCATGTATATTCTTGGTCGGGGATATAGAGGGCTCTTCCAAGACTCAGATCTTCTGCGTTTTGTCCCTAACCAGGCTTGTGGTGGTGGTAGCATGGCGATCTTAGATTTGTTAGATGCTGACTTGCCCTTGGCAAACACACAAAAGGTTGAAAGTGCTGCAAAGCCTGGGGATTCTAAGTCTGATGGCAGTGGGATTGTTTGGGATTTGGAGAGGCTAAGCAACCTTTCATTGCAGCTCTGTGGAAAGAAACTTATTTTTGCATTTGATGGAACTTGTACCGAAGCTATTCGAGCATCTGGGACATTCTCCTTGCTTAATCTGGTTGACCCTATGTCAGCTGCTGCTTCTCCTATTGGGG GGATACCACGATTCGGACGTCTTCATGGGGATATCTATGTTTGCAGGCAGTGTGTGATTGGAGATACAATCCGCCCTGTTGGTGGGATACCTGTTATCCTGGCCCTTGTTGAAGCTTCTGAAACCAGGGATATGCTTCACATGGCATTGACTTTACTTGCCTGTGCACTTCATCAGAATCCCCAGAATGTCAGAGACATGCAAACGTGCAGGGGTTACCATTTGCTAGCTCTATTTCTGCGTCGTAGAATGTCATTATTTGACATGCAATCTCTTGAGATCTTTTTCCAAATTGCAGCATGTGAGGCTTCGTTTTCTGAACCAAAGAAGTTGGAAAATACGCCAAGTACTTCATCACCTGCAGCAACTATGCAGGAGGCTGGATTTGTGGATCTTAGCTTGTCAAAATTTCACGATGAAACTTCTTCTATTGGATCTCATGGAGATATGGATGACTTTTCTGCTCAAAAAGATTCATTTAGTCATATTTCAGAGCTAGAAAATTCTGATTTGCCAGTTGAAACTTCAAATTGCATTGTCTTGTCTAATGCAGATATGGTTGAACATGTCTTGTTGGATTGGACACTGTGGGTAACAGCTCCAGTTTCAATTCAAATTGCTCTTCTGGGATTTCTTGAGCATTTAGTGTCTATGCACTGGTACAGGAATCATAACCTCACAGTTCTGCGGCGAATTAATCTTGTTCAACATTTACTGGTGACTCTGCAGCGTGGTGACGTTGAAGTTTCTGTTTTGGAGAAATTGGTTGTTTTGCTTGGAGTAATTTTAGAAGATGGGTTTTTGGCATCTGAACTTGAAAATGTGGTTAGGTTTGTGATTATGACTTTTGATCCTCCTGATCTGAAACCACGGCATCACATAATGCGAGAATCGATGGGTAAGCATGTAATTGTAAGGAACATGCTGCTGGAGATGCTTATTGATCTACAAGTAACCATCAAATCAGAGGAGTTGCTAGAGCAGTGGCATAAGATTGTATCATCAAAATTGATAACATATTTTCTTGATGAAGCTGTGCATCCTACTAGTATGAGATGGATCATGACTCTTCTTGGTGTGTGTCTTGCTTCCTCTCCCACATTTGCACTTAAATTTCGCACCAGCGGTGGTTATCAGGGTTTGATGAGGGTTCTTCCAAGTTTCTATGATTCTCcagatatttattatattttgttcTGTTTGGTATTTGGAAAGCCTGTTTACCCTAGACTACCGGAGGTCCGCATGCTAGATTTTCATGGCCTTATACCAAGTGATGGAAGTTATTTGGACTTGAAATTTGTGGAACTTTTGGAATCTGTGATTGCAATGGCAAAATCCACATTTGATAGGTTGAGCATGCAGTTAATGGTTGCTAACCAAACTGGCAATCTCTCCCAGGTTGGTGCTAGCCTTGTAGCAGAGCTCGTTGATGGGAATGGAGACATGGCAGGAGAGCTTCAGGGTGAAGCTCTGATGCATAAGACATATGCAGCCCGTTTAATGGGTGGTGAGGCATCAGCTCCTGCCGCTGCAACCTCTGTTCTGAGATTTATGGTTGATCTGGCAAAGATGTGTCCCCCTTTTTCTGCTGTTTGCAGAAGACTGGAATTTCTTGAAAGTTGCATTgaactttatttttcttgcaTTAG GGCAGCTTATGCAGTGAATATGTCAAAAACACTCTCTGAGAAGGCAGAAGAAAAGAACTTGAATGATTGTGATGACACTGGTAGTTCTCAAAATACGTTCTCTAGTTTGCCTCATGAACAGGAACAATCTGCCAAGACATCCATTAGTGTTGGAAGCTTCCCTCAGGCACATGTAAGTACAAGTTCTGATGACATGCCTGTGGCCCAAAACTATCTGAATGATGATAAAGTGGAGATCAAAATCACCGACTTACATCAGGATTTGAAAAAATCAGTTCAAATTGTCCAAGCTGTTGAGAACTTGGATGGTGATATTGTTGACCAGGTCTCTGCCACCTCTAGCTCAAGTGAATCAAACATTCGAAATATTGATGGCATCATAGATCCTATTCAAGTGGAAGATTCCCAGAGTTCTGCATCTCTCAACATACTGGATTCTCCCATTATATCTGACAAGTCTACTTCAAGAACCCCTCTTACTTCATCTTCATCTCCAGCTGTTGCATTGACATCCTGGCTTGGAGGTGCTGGTCACAATGAATACAAAGCTTCCACACAAGCCACTCCTTCCATAGAGTCCTTTGTTTCTGCTAGTGAATATGATGCATCTCCAGACTTGAGGTCTACTCAAGGTCCATCTAATGCAAGCTCATCTTATTCAGTCAGTGCGAAGCTGCTCCTTGAAATTGATGATTCTGGTTATGGGGGTGGTCCGTGTTCTGCTGGAGCTACTGCTGTTTTGGATTTTATGGCTGAGGTTCTTTCTGATTTTATCATTGAACAGATGAAAGCAGCACAGATCATAGAGGGTGTCTTAGAAATGGCACCTTTATATGTTGATGTTGAAAGTGTGTTGGTTTTCCAGGGTTTGTGTCTTAGTAGGCTGATGAACTTTGTTGAAAGGCGTCTTTTGCGCGATGATGAGGAAGATGAGAAGAAGTTAGACAAAAGTCGATGGTCCTCAAATTTAGATGCATTATGCTGGATGATAGTGGATCGTGTCTATATGGGTGCTTTTCCTCAACCTGCTGGTGTGTTGAAAACTCTGGAATTTTTGTTGTCGATGTTGCAATTGGCAAACAAAGATGGGCGAATTGAAGAAGCAGCACCTGCAGGAAAGGGTCTTCTGTCTATTACAAGAGGAAGCAGGCAACTTGAGGCTTATATACATTCACTTCTCAAGAACACAAATCGTATGATATTGTATTGTTTTCTGCCAACTTTCCTGGCCACTATCGGAGAAGATGATCTCCTTTTATGCTTAGGTTTGCATATTGAACCCAGGAAGAGATTATCCCCTAATGCTTCACAAGAAGATTCAGGAATTGACATCTGCACAGTTCTACAGTTATTAGTTGCTCACAGGAGAATTATATTCTGTCCCACCAATCTTGATACTGATTTAAATTGCTGtctttgtgtaaatctagtataTCTTCTCCATGACCAAAGGCGAAATGTTCAAAATGTGGCTGTTGATATTGTCAAGTATCTATTGGTGCATCGAAGGGCTGCACTAGAAGACTTGCTTGTCTGCAAACCAAACCAAGGACAGCATATGGATGTACTACATGGTGGTTTTGACAGATTATTGACCGGAAGTCTATCTGCTTTCTTTGAGTGGTTTCAGAATTCCGAACAGATGGTTAACAAAGTGTTGGAACAATGTGCAGCTATTATGTGGCACCAGTATATTGCTGGATCAGCAAAATTTCCAGGGGTGAGAACAAAAGGTGTTGAGGGTCGTCGTAAGAGGGAAATGGGGAGAAGGTCACGAGACATTTTGAAGCTAGATCTTCGACATTGGGAACAGGTAACTGAACGGAGATATGCATTGGAAATGGTTCGTGATGCAATGTCTACTGAGTTGAGAGTTGTCCGCCAAGATAAATATGGATGGGTTCTCCACGCTGAAAGTGAGTGGCAAACCCTTCTTCAACAACTTGTACATGAGAGGGGAATATTCCCAATGCGTAAATCTTCTGCAACTGAAGAACCTGAGTGGCAGCTTTGTCCCATTGAAGGTCCATATAGGATGCGCAAAAAGCTTGAGCGCTGCAAATTGAGGATTGAAAGTATCCAAAATGTTCTCAATGGAGAGTTTGAATTAGAAGAAGTAGAGTTGTCCAAAGGAAAACATGAGGATGGTCCTGATGCATCTGATACTGACTCTGAACTCTTTTTAAATCTTGCGACTGACAATGCTAAACAAAATGGTGTTGATGATGAGATGTATGGTGAGTTTTTTAAAGAACCAAATGATGCCAAAGGTGTATCTTCTGTTAAGAGTGGTTGTAATGATGATAGAGCTAGCAGTATGAATGATGCAAGTCTTCACTCTGCTCTCGAGTTTGGTGTCAAGTCTAGTACCGTGTCTGCCCCAGTGTCAGAAAGCATGCATGCAAGATCTGATCTAGGATCTCCAAGGCAATCTTCTTCTAACAAAATTGATGATGTCAAAGTCACAGATGATAAATCAGAGAAGGAACTGAATGATAATGGTGAATATCTGATTAGACCATATCTGGAACCTCTTGAAAAGATACGATTCAAATATAACTGTGAACGAGTTGTGGGTCTGGACAAACTTGATGGTATATTTTTGATTGGGGAACTCTGTTTGTATGTAATTGAGAATTTTTACATTGATGATTCTGGGTGCATTTGTGAAAAAGAATGCGAAGATGAACTCTCTGTTATTGATCAGGCCTTGGGCGTCAAGAAGGATGTTACTGGCAGTATGGATTTCCAGTCCAAGTCAACTTCATCCTGGAACACACTGGTAAAAACATGTGGTGGGGGAAGAGCATGGGCCTACAATGGTGGTGCATGGGGCAAGGAGAAAGTATGTAGTAGTGGTAATTTACCTCATCCTTGGAATATGTGGAAGCTTGATAGTGTTCATGAGATTTTAAAACGGGATTACCAGCTTCGTCCTGTTGCTATTGAGATATTTAGCATGGATGGGTGTAATGATCTTTTGGTGTTCCacaaaaaagagagagaagaagtgtTCAAAAATCTGGTTGCCATGAATCTTCCAAGGAATAGTAT gttggacaCTACAATTTCTGGTTCAACTAAACAAGAAAGTAACGAGGGAAGTCGTTTGTTTAAGTTGATGGCTAAATCCTtctcaagaaggtggcaaaatgGAGAAATTAGCAATTTCCAATACCTCATGCATCTTAACACATTGGCTGGTCGTGGATACAGTGATCTCACCCAATATCCAGTGTTtccatgggttctggcagattatgAGAGTGAAACTCTGGATTTGTCCAATCCTAAAACATTTCGTAAGCTTGAAAAACCAATGGGATGCCAGACACCAGAGGGGGAAGAGGAATTTAAGAAAAG ATATGAGAGCTGGGATGATCCAGAGGTTCCAAAATTTCATTACGGTTCTCATTATTCTAGTGCTGGAATCGTCCTATTCTATCTTCTACGCCTGCCACCATTTAGTGTGGAGAATCAGAAGCTGCAGGGTGGGCAATTTGATCATGCTGATCGTCTTTTCAATGGCATTAGAGAAACTTGGTTAAGTGCAGCTGGGAAGGGTAACACATCTGATGTGAAGGAATTGATTCCAGAATTCTTCTACATGCCAGAATTTCTTGTAAATAGGTTTAAACTTGACTTGGGAGAGAAACAATCCGGAGAGAAG GTTGGTGATGTCTTCTTGCCTCCTTGGGCCAAAGGCAGTGCCAGAGAATTTATTAGGAAACATAGGGCAGCCTTGGAATCTGATTATGTTTCAGAAAATCTGCATCATTGGATAGACCTCATATTCGGATATAAACAGAGAGGGAAG GCAGCTGAAGAAGCCATCAATGTTTTCTATCATTACACATATGAGGGGAGTGTGGACATAGACTCAGTTACTGATCCTGCAATGAAAGCCTCCATTCTAGCACAAATCAACCACTTTGGGCAGACACCCAAGCAACTGTTCCTCAAACCCCATGTGAAAAGGCGGTCTGACAGAAGGCTTCCTCTTCATCCTCTCAAGTATTCTTCCCATCTTGTCCCACATGAAATACGCAAGACCTCATCAGCCATAACTCAGATTGTTACTTTCCATGAGAAAATTCTTGTGGCAGGGACAAACAGTTTACTTAAACCTAGAACGTATACCAAATATGTGGCATGGGGATTTCCAGACCGGAGCTTGAGATTTATGAGCTATGACCAGGACAAACTCCTTTCAACACATGAAAATCTTCATGGGGGTAACCAGATTCAGTGTACAGGTCTTAGCCATGATGGTCAAATGTTGGTTACGGGCGCTGATGATGGGTTAATTTCTGTTTGGAGAGTTGGCAAGGATGGTCCCCGAGTTTTACAGCATTTGCAATTAGAGAAGGCGCTTTGTGGTCACACTGGAAAAATCACATGCCTTCATGTTAGCCAGCCTTACATGCTGATAGTGAGTGGATCTGATGACTGCACTGTTATCGTGTGGGATCTCAGCTCCTTGGTTTTTGTTAGGCAGTTACCAGAGTTTCCATTGCCAGTTTCAGCAATATACGTGAATGACTTGACTGGGGAGATTGTGACGGCTGCTGGAATAATGCTTGCTGTTTGGAGCATCAATGGGGATTGCCTTGCAGTGATTAACACATCCCAATTGCcatctgattctattctttcagtGACAAGCTGTACATTTTCAGATTGGATGGACACAAACTGGTATGTGACAGGTCACCAGAGTGGGGCTGTTAAGGTGTGGCAAATGATTCACTGCTCCACCCAAGAGAGTGCTCAAAGTAAATCAAACAGCAATCCAACGATTGGGCTGAATTTAGGTGATAATGTACCGGAGTACAGGTTGGTGCTTCACAAGGTGTTGAAGTTTCATAAACATCCTGTTACTGCCCTTTACCTCACGAGTGacctgaagcagttgttgagtgGGGATTCTGGTGGGCATTTGCTCTCTTGGACACTACCAGATGAGAGCTTGAGGACTTCTTTTAATCATGGGTGA